The following coding sequences lie in one Flavobacterium cyclinae genomic window:
- a CDS encoding DNA topoisomerase IV subunit B: MLEQNQYTEDNIRSLDWKEHIRMRPGMYIGKLGDGSSPDDGIYILLKEVMDNCIDEFVMGAGKTIEVTIKDKLVTVRDYGRGIPLGKVVDVVSKMNTGGKYDSKAFKKSVGLNGVGTKAVNALSNYFRVESVRDNQQKAAEFSAGNLTLEEDIQETTKRKGTKVSFVADDTIFKNYKYRNEYIIKMLKNYCYLNRGLTIYYNGEKYVSDYGLKDLLEENISAEDMVYPIIHLEGDDIEVAITHSKSQYSEEYHSFVNGQNTTQGGTHLGAFREAIVKTIKEFYNKPFEASDIRKSIVSAVSVKVEEPVFESQTKTKLGSTDIGPNGPTVRTFVNDFIKTNLDNFLHKNPEVADALLRKILQAERERKELSGIRKLAKERAKKASLHNKKLRDCRVHLTDAKNPRSLESTLFITEGDSASGSITKSRDVNTQAVFSLRGKPLNSYGMTKKIVYENEEFNLLQAALDIEESMEDLRYNNIVIATDADVDGMHIRLLLITFFLQFFPELIKDGHLYILQTPLFRVRNKKETIYCYSEDERVAAIEKLKPKPEITRFKGLGEISPDEFKHFIGQDIRLDPVMLDKATTIENLLEFYMGKNTPDRQDFIINNLKVELDVVEKN; encoded by the coding sequence ATGTTAGAGCAAAATCAATATACCGAAGACAACATACGTTCGCTCGATTGGAAAGAGCACATTCGTATGCGTCCGGGTATGTATATCGGAAAATTAGGTGACGGTTCATCGCCTGATGATGGTATTTACATTCTGTTAAAGGAAGTAATGGACAACTGTATCGATGAATTCGTTATGGGTGCCGGAAAAACCATTGAAGTGACTATCAAAGATAAATTGGTAACCGTTCGCGATTATGGTCGAGGCATTCCATTAGGAAAAGTGGTTGATGTAGTTTCTAAAATGAACACAGGAGGAAAATACGATTCCAAAGCCTTTAAAAAATCCGTAGGTTTAAATGGTGTCGGAACAAAAGCTGTAAATGCACTTTCGAATTACTTCCGAGTAGAATCGGTTCGTGATAACCAACAAAAAGCAGCGGAATTCTCAGCCGGAAATTTGACACTGGAAGAAGATATTCAAGAAACTACAAAACGTAAAGGAACCAAAGTTTCTTTCGTTGCTGATGATACGATTTTCAAAAACTACAAATACCGAAACGAATACATCATCAAAATGCTCAAAAACTATTGTTATTTAAATCGCGGATTAACGATTTATTACAATGGTGAAAAATACGTTTCGGATTACGGATTAAAAGATTTATTGGAAGAGAATATTTCGGCTGAAGATATGGTATATCCTATCATTCATTTAGAAGGTGATGATATCGAAGTTGCTATTACGCACAGTAAATCACAATATTCAGAAGAATACCATTCGTTTGTCAACGGACAAAATACTACGCAAGGAGGAACGCATTTAGGCGCTTTCCGTGAGGCGATTGTAAAAACCATCAAAGAGTTTTACAACAAACCTTTTGAAGCTTCCGATATTCGTAAATCGATTGTTTCTGCGGTTTCTGTAAAAGTGGAGGAACCCGTATTCGAATCACAAACGAAAACCAAATTAGGTTCAACTGATATCGGTCCGAATGGTCCAACGGTTCGTACGTTCGTAAATGATTTTATCAAAACGAATTTAGATAACTTCTTACATAAAAATCCAGAAGTAGCCGATGCGTTACTACGTAAAATTTTACAAGCCGAACGCGAACGTAAAGAACTATCTGGAATTCGTAAATTAGCTAAAGAACGTGCTAAAAAAGCAAGTTTACACAATAAAAAATTACGTGATTGCCGTGTCCATTTAACCGATGCTAAAAATCCTAGAAGTTTAGAAAGTACGCTTTTTATTACCGAGGGAGATTCGGCTTCGGGTTCGATAACCAAAAGTCGCGATGTAAATACACAAGCAGTTTTTAGTTTACGTGGAAAGCCTTTGAACTCTTACGGAATGACGAAAAAAATCGTGTACGAAAACGAAGAATTCAACTTATTGCAAGCCGCATTAGACATTGAAGAATCGATGGAAGATTTGCGTTACAACAACATCGTAATCGCAACCGATGCCGACGTGGATGGTATGCACATTCGCTTGTTATTGATTACGTTTTTCTTGCAGTTTTTCCCAGAGTTGATTAAAGACGGCCATTTGTATATATTACAAACGCCATTATTCCGTGTGCGAAACAAAAAAGAAACGATTTACTGTTACAGTGAAGATGAACGAGTAGCTGCTATCGAAAAGCTAAAACCAAAACCAGAAATCACCCGATTCAAAGGATTAGGAGAAATTTCGCCAGATGAGTTTAAGCATTTCATAGGGCAAGACATTCGTTTAGATCCAGTCATGTTAGATAAAGCCACTACGATTGAAAATTTGTTAGAGTTCTATATGGGTAAAAATACCCCAGACCGACAAGATTTTATCATCAACAATTTGAAAGTGGAGTTGGATGTAGTGGAAAAAAATTAG
- a CDS encoding TIGR02117 family protein, with amino-acid sequence MKILKKLLKYFAIFILSLFAYLLIVTLLSFVSVNYDVAQNQEEIPIYILTNGVHTDIVLPIKNEHHDWSSQLKFEHTKSKDTTYQYVALGWGDKGFYLETPTWADLKVSTAVKAASGLSTSAMHVTFYKHLKENQSCKKIQISLENYKKLIAFINESFQTKSGKFLKIETNAVYGKHDVFYEANGSYSLFYTCNSWANQALKAANQKAALWTISDSGIFRHYK; translated from the coding sequence ATGAAAATCCTTAAAAAACTACTAAAGTATTTCGCGATTTTCATTTTATCATTATTTGCGTATTTGTTAATCGTTACTTTATTGTCATTCGTTTCTGTAAATTATGATGTGGCTCAAAATCAAGAAGAAATCCCAATTTACATTCTAACAAACGGTGTGCATACCGATATTGTTTTGCCAATTAAAAATGAACATCACGATTGGTCATCCCAACTCAAATTTGAACATACGAAATCAAAAGATACCACGTATCAATATGTAGCTTTAGGCTGGGGCGACAAAGGTTTTTATTTAGAAACTCCCACTTGGGCTGACTTAAAAGTAAGTACAGCTGTAAAAGCAGCTTCAGGTTTGAGCACATCGGCTATGCATGTGACTTTTTATAAACATTTAAAAGAGAACCAGTCTTGTAAAAAGATTCAAATTTCGTTAGAAAATTATAAAAAGTTGATTGCATTCATTAATGAATCTTTCCAAACTAAATCAGGTAAATTCCTAAAAATAGAAACCAATGCCGTTTACGGAAAACACGATGTTTTTTACGAAGCCAACGGAAGTTATTCGCTATTTTACACCTGCAATTCTTGGGCAAACCAAGCCCTAAAAGCAGCGAATCAAAAAGCGGCCCTTTGGACAATTTCAGATAGTGGGATTTTTAGGCACTATAAGTAG